In Leishmania infantum JPCM5 genome chromosome 33, a genomic segment contains:
- the MPK11 gene encoding putative map kinase, protein MPATKSLAELQAEVCRLDDRYLLERIIGAGSYGVVIRARDTKSDNRLVAMKRVNKEIFEEVILAKRILREIKLLAHFNDDNIIGLRNILTPEDPENFDHFYIVMDIMETDLKQVLRSGQELTEAHIQFFIYQALRALHIIHSAGVIHRDITPANILVNTNCDLKICDFGLAKEENDQGEYMTDYVTMRWYRAPELVMEDKDYSAQIDVWGIGCILGELLGSRPLFQGKDRVNQLDKIVDVIGTPSEEDINSVGSSAAQKYLKKKSHRPQADWRQRYPTASPEALDLLRHMLVFNPKRRITVLQAMRHPFLEQLHDDADDNLSYALFRFDENEQKTIVDVKRAIYEESVKFHNEHPSSMRATTMYSAFNTPSVAAPSVATEGEGRSAQQTIEKNIPENVADGNFDREQV, encoded by the coding sequence ATGCCGGCCACCAAGTCATtagcggagctgcaggcggaggTCTGCCGCCTGGATGACCGCTACCTTCTGGAGCGCATCATCGGCGCCGGATCCTATGGCGTTGTGATTCGCGCGCGTGACACCAAGAGCGACAACCGCCTTGTCGCCATGAAGCGCGTGAACAAGGAAATCTTTGAAGAAGTTATTCTGGCGAAGCGCATTCTGCGCGAGATCaagctgctggcgcacttCAATGACGACAACATCATTGGCCTGCGCAACATCCTCACCCCGGAGGACCCGGAAAACTTTGACCACTTCTACATCGTAATGGATATTATGGAAACCGACCTGaagcaggtgctgcgcagtGGGCAGGAGCTGACGGAGGCGCACATTCAGTTCTTCATCTACCAGGcactgcgtgcgctgcacaTTATTCACAGCGCCGGCGTTATCCACCGCGATATTACGCCGGCGAACATTCTGGTCAACACGAACTGCGACTTGAAGATTTGTGACTTCGGCctggcgaaggaggaaaACGATCAGGGAGAGTACATGACGGACTACGTGACGATGCGCTGGTACCGTGCGCCGGAATTGGTGATGGAGGACAAGGACTACTCAGCGCAGATTGATGTGTGGGGCATCGGCTGCATCCTCGGCGAGCTACTCGGCTCTCGGCCGCTCTTCCAGGGAAAGGACCGGGTGAACCAGCTGGACAAGATAGTCGATGTGATCGGTACGCCATCTGAAGAAGACATCAACTCCGTAGGATCGTCTGCTGCGCAGAAGTACCTCAAGAAGAAGAGTCACCGACCGCAAGCTGATTGGCGCCAGCGCTACCCGACGGCGTCTCCAGAGGCGCTcgacctgctgcgccacatgCTGGTCTTCAACCCGAAGCGGCGAAtcacggtgctgcaggcgatGCGTCACCCGTtcctggagcagctgcacgatGACGCGGATGATAACCTCAGCTACGCTCTCTTCCGCTTTGACGAGAACGAGCAGAAGACGATAGTGGATGTGAAGCGCGCCATCTACGAGGAGAGTGTCAAGTTTCACAATGAACATCCATCCTCGATGCGGGCAACGACCATGTACAGCGCCTTCAACACCCCCAGCGTGGCCGCACCGAGCGTGGCAACAGAGGGCGAGGGCCGctcggcgcagcagacgaTTGAGAAGAACATTCCCGAGAACGTGGCAGACGGCAATTTTGACCGCGAGCAAGTCTGA
- a CDS encoding putative protein kinase — MLSCTSNLSSDAAAASEPPPSPRPRTPGPPIVASASHSSMPSMAATQIVSRGGSPTPPLTTDVDIRGPFLLYGPSGRLLSRYEPSDLWGLLISEHTTLNCTYAQTTVRVGRAGGCDTVLSDPRVSSTHFTISLELEPYGNSDHRNHWRGSGVGGGDHEIPLLLRRSPEGSPVHTRGMHTNASDAIASGAGVPKSAASGGLTSSSSLCSVAAAEKGLNKDGRSDARALSETTLPGWRVSRVSLTDCSANGTYVNDVLVGRGKCCDLHYGDDISIVRVPEKKRPRRGSTTPTDLSSEEDETQQESENEVACFAQSERGAELRRGTVAAPSSSAHHVAPSSRDALAGGGAARMGTEANEEGSSPSGDDPRVTQMFTALLSTLSTEHTYVERFCFHLYHAEEVGRGGAPIIEPDTVVASQRAAAGEVEAEAERQREDNDEQDKYNDVLQQSQPELKHNLSQHKSVRFPDDPVTAFDPPPQNADSDAVDSPPASLSALQHRDRRASLSMSPIPPCALVPGDTSASAAFAPQSSANSLTLSTVVTPHSLLRPRPSIRESFIAPISLPDPEESTAPSNGSVHGSVMASTSVIRFHESIGISAALRRKAAAQRALAARRGSSTASNQANGSLGTVGAIMKDMPPDIPIRYAVLPLRHLQWGGRIGFGASGDVFMGIDVSTATVVAIKVLKGSSLFQSSQPADTTVAKAHSKTTSGRSAVPSVQDDGTILNLSNISLGNGTVTDHRASSEGWTCAPPSLASPMTVPSHRATSRQVDHTNEESIQVSEASTPLTPASAVTSSSASAHGNTSAALVNTSSTSHCHTQVQQQQQPPRPQSQDEHSAAPLLRKHLREIIFLTTLQHHRIVRFLGFQFSGEGRLCLLMEYVAGGTLQTLVKNFGVFEENVIRLYTLQILEGLEYLKRKGVVHGDLKSANILVSEQGSVKLTDFGTSRFLRACAAEEKGAGEAAGADDERPGAEVRRARRRGESREVHHAPADRARKRYHHGNSPGADAAVSEDGRGEDISVGNSEGCGECCRGGSDEDVYPDDVHSAEDNFEEDEEGEEPNEDDGSERRLLCGTPLYMSPELIRTQEPTFASDMWALGCVVYEMATGGVLPWRPVHNLSAPAVIWYIGQRGEEGDGPSMDDVYTERDRLNRASTDPSLHEAVDDSYDEEGGGHRGHSSRGGRVGRWDRTPSPMLLDLLQSTLNMNPALRPTPAELLQHPFIRNEASNAALERWHALVAANRLPATHALKQHGEEGEELMSHRTLKAEPVADIKSTLRSVRGSASRDGSQHARASLSPARTPPSPQAIEVEELDDNAPAKLGGENPPGTASRQQHPSRHPPPPLGEPMTSPSMNLLGDPCEDAEPSSVLPLPPPASQPKPQMPKAHAVQVPSVLGAGSPDSQPLICEPPRRPDIRGRRMDAPPPVISQAAASPERFPSASHGAASLPWWTPQSFSAPTKLPVSRSRASASALVGMRQVEQQAPYTMPVTQQSTSKSYLRQHQLFLKQNELERRRISFLVPQGGRQMSGRHRTEGPPILQQQQQQPLPMASAPAAAGIMPMCPPSYQYAMQQPVLEYTPGYSDYNPQVNTQTVEMRLPPGFTSQSLSAPHQQGRRQSWSIGSNRVLAGVQLQSVASSQKPLSQQLRGNKPKHSSRRERARIAPTTAAASNVSPSLHTSTRSPVISMNSSHVRGPAAADSTRESSGPVLSHTSQQFAPQQQLSMQQLHPVVGGLTMEMDNLTISSPLLSSFAASMAPLPVQDHRCVLSYSGAPMPVDQPVSKSPQAHCQGPVLALLSHPRHRHTAHAQSATTSSLGPGSGDGGGAVQQASPANAAEVEGAGNSAAQRNARRGRQGRRSALSSSSLLLHQNRLRNPRRASPLLRQQLHQMTLTSTRTCVVEHSDKQEQQQIPSLNEEAPASQQQEEPRSTKRPCAARSNGRSSSTYTAGKKRRIRTSLRVSTREAIRRQQQRRSQKQ; from the coding sequence ATGCTCTCGTGTACGAGTAACTTGTCGAgcgatgccgcggcggcaagtGAACCGCCTCCCTCACCACGACCTCGCACTCCTGGTCCCCCTATCGTCGCATCCGCCTCTCACTCCTCCATGCCCTCGATGGCCGCGACGCAGATCGTCAGCCGCGGTGGCTCCCCCACGCCGCCACTCACCACCGACGTCGACATCCGCGGTCCGTTCCTGCTCTACGGCCCATCGGGTCGCCTGCTGAGTCGCTACGAACCCTCCGACCTCTGGGGGTTGCTCATTTCGGAGCACACAACGCTGAACTGCACATATGCCCAGACTACAGTACGGGTGGGCCGGGCTGGTGGGTGCGATACCGTCTTGAGCGACCCGCGGGTGAGCAGCACGCATTTCACCATCTCATTGGAGCTAGAACCTTATGGAAACAGCGACCATAGAAACCACtggcgtggcagcggcgttggcggcggcgaccatGAGATACctttgctgctgcgtcgctcACCAGAAGGCAGCCCCGTCCATACTCGAGgcatgcacacaaacgcgAGCGACGCTATCGCCTCTGGCGCGGGCGTCCCGAAaagcgccgcctccggtgGTTTGACGTCATCGTCGTCCCTGtgcagcgttgccgctgccgaaaAGGGCTTGAACAAGGACGGCCGATCCGATGCAAGAGCCCTTTCAGAGACGACGCTGCCTGGTTGGCGAGTGAGTCGTGTATCGCTCACCGACTGCAGCGCTAACGGCACCTATGTCAACGACGTGCTCGTCGGTCGCGGGAAGTGCTGTGATCTGCACTACGGTGACGACATCAGTATTGTGCGGGTGCCGGAAAAGAAACGTCCGCGTCGCGGCTCCACCACACCGACAGACCTGTccagcgaggaggacgaaaCGCAACAGGAGTCGGAGAACGAAGTTGCGTGCTTTGCCCAGAGCGAACGTggcgcagagctgcggcGCGGAACCGTggcagcaccgtcgtctTCCGCCCACCACGTCGCTCCATCGTCGCGGGACGCGctcgccggcggtggcgctgcacgcATGGGAACTGAAGCGAACGAAGAAGGCAGCTCGCCAAGCGGCGACGACCCCCGCGTAACGCAGATGTTCACGGCGCTCCTCTCCACGCTCTCGACGGAGCACACGTATGTGGAGCGCTTTTGCTTCCACCTTTACCATGCCGAGGAGGtggggcgaggcggcgcgcccaTCATCGAGCCCGACACGGTTGTTGCCTCtcagagggcggcggcgggggaaGTGGAAGCAGAAGCGGAAAGACAGAGGGAGGACAACGATGAACAGGACAAGTATAACGATGTACTCCAGCAGTCGCAACCCGAGCTGAAGCACAACCTGTCGCAACACAAGTCGGTGCGCTTCCCTGATGACCCGGTTACGGCTTTCGATCCGCCACCCCAAAACGCCGACAGCGATGCCGTGGACTCGCCGCCAGCCTCGCTCTCTGCACTTCAGCATCGTGACCGACGCGCCTCCCTGTCCATGTCTCCGATCCCTCCTTGTGCCCTAGTACCGGGTGacacctccgccagcgctgccttcgctccgcagagcagcgcgaACTCGTTGACACTCTCTACGGTAGTTACCCCGCACTCCCTTCTCCGGCCACGTCCGTCCATCCGGGAGAGCTTCATCGCCCCAATCAGCCTTCCCGACCCCGAGGAAtcgacagcgccgtcgaACGGATCCGTGCATGGCTCCGTCATGGCCTCCACCTCGGTAATTCGCTTTCACGAGAGTATCGGCAtcagcgctgcgctgcggcgtaaggcggctgcgcagcgcgcgcttgccgcacgccgcgggagcagcaccgcgagcAACCAGGCTAACGGCAGCCTCGGTACCGTTGGGGCAATTATGAAGGACATGCCACCGGATATTCCCATTCGCTATGCGgtactgccgctgcgccaccttcAGTGGGGTGGCCGCATCGGCTTCGGCGCGAGCGGGGATGTATTCATGGGTATCGACGTCTCGACCGCGACCGTGGTCGCCATCAAAGTGCTGAAAGGAAGCTCGCTTTTTCAGTCCTCGCAGCCTGCGGACACGACGGTGGCTAAAGCACACAGCAAAACCACCTCAGGAAGGTCAGCAGTGCCGTCGGTGCAGGACGACGGTACGATCCTCAACTTGTCAAACATCAGTCTGGGCAACGGTACAGTCACGGACCACCGGGCATCGTCAGAAGGCTGGACCTgtgctcctccctctttggCCTCCCCCATGACGGTGCCGTCGCACCGTGCTACCTCACGGCAGGTGGACCACACGAACGAGGAGTCGATACAGGTTAGCGAGGCGTCCACACcgctgacgccggcgtcCGCAGTGACCTCGTCATCAGCCTCCGCGCACGGGAACACCTCCGCAGCGCTGGTAAACACGTCGTCTACCTCTCATTGCCACACGCaggttcagcagcagcagcagccacctcGGCCGCAGTCACAAGACGAGCACTCTGCCGCACCACTTCTCCGCAAGCACTTGCGAGAGATTATCTTTCtgacgacgctgcagcaccaccgcatcGTGCGCTTCCTCGGCTTCCAGTTCAGCGGCGAGGGTCGTCTGTGTCTTCTTATGGAGTACGTGGCTGGTGGGACCTTGCAGACGCTGGTCAAGAACTTCGGCGTGTTTGAGGAGAACGTGATTCGCCTGTACACGCTGCAGATCCTAGAGGGTTTGGAGTACCTGAAACGCAAGGGTGTTGTACACGGTGACTTAAAGAGCGCAAACATCCTCGTGTCGGAGCAGGGCAGCGTGAAGCTGACCGACTTTGGCACGAGTCGCTtcttgcgcgcgtgtgcagcagaggaaaagggagCCGGGGAAGCGGCTGGGGCAGACGATGAGCGACCGGGAGCTGAAGTGCGTCGCGCTCGTCGCCGGGGTGAGTCTCGCGAAGTCCACCACGCACCTGCAGATCGAGCGCGCAAGCGCTATCATCACGGCAACTCTCctggcgccgatgccgcggtGTCAGAAGatggcagaggagaggaTATCAGCGTCGGCAACTCAGAAGGGTGCGGGGAGtgctgtcgcggcggcagtgacgaGGACGTATACCCGGATGACGTCCACAGCGCCGAGGACAActtcgaggaggacgaggagggagaggagccCAACGAGGACGACGGTTCGGAGCGTCGCTTGCTCTGCGGCACGCCTCTCTACATGAGCCCCGAGCTCATCCGCACACAAGAGCCGACCTTCGCCTCCGATATGTGGGCCCTAGGATGTGTGGTGTACGAGATGGCGACAGGTGGAGTTTTACCATGGCGGCCGGTGCACAACCTGAGTGCACCGGCGGTTATTTGGTACATTGGGCAGCGGGGCGAAGAGGGCGACGGACCTTCGATGGATGACGTTTACACGGAGCGAGACCGCCTGAACCGCGCCAGTACCGACCCGTCGCTTCATGAGGCAGTGGATGACTCGTACGacgaagaaggcggagggcaccgcggccacagcagcagaggtggcAGGGTGGGTCGCTGGGATCGCACTCCATCCCCTATGCTGTTGGACCTCCTACAATCTACGTTGAACATGAACCCAGCACTGCGCCCCACTCCAGCGGAGCTGCTTCAGCATCCCTTTATCCGCAATGAAGCCTCTAATGCGGCGCTCGAGCGCTGGCACGCCTTGGTGGCAGCTAACCGTCTCCCCGCTACCCACGCACTGAAGCAGCacggcgaggaaggcgaggagTTGATGTCACATCGCACGCTGAAGGCTGAGCCTGTCGCGGATATCAAGAGTACGCTGAGGTCGGTGCGTGGCAGCGCTTCAAGAGACGGCTCGCAGCACGCTcgcgcctcgctctcccccgcacgcacgccgccctcACCACAGGCGATTGAAGTGGAGGAACTGGACGACAACGCCCCCGCCAAGCTAGGCGGCGAGAATCCACCAGGCACGGCATCGAGGCAGCAACATCCTTCGCGGcaccccccgcccccgctaGGAGAGCCAATgacgtcgccgtcgatgaACCTTTTGGGCGACCCCTGCGAAGATGCGGAGCCGTCTTCCGTGTTGCCGCTTCCGCCACCGGCCAGCCAGCCGAAGCCGCAGATGCCGAAGGCGCATGCAGTGCAGGTCCCCTCGGTGCTTGGTGCAGGCAGCCCCGACTCGCAGCCGCTCATCTGCGAGCCCCCGCGGCGGCCAGACATACGTGGGCGTCGCATggatgcgccgccgcccgtaATAAGTCAGGCCGCTGCATCCCCAGAACGCTTCCCCAGCGCGTCGCACGGTGCGGCGTCCCTGCCGTGGTGGACCCCGCAGAGCTTCTCGGCGCCGACCAAGCTGCCCGTTTCACGATctcgcgcctctgcctcggcTCTTGTGGGTATGCGACAGGTTGAACAGCAGGCGCCGTACACCATGCCAGTGACGCAGCAAAGCACGAGCAAGTCGTACCTGCGTCAGCATCAGCTATTCCTCAAGCAAAACGAGCTCGAGCGTCGTCGAATCTCTTTTTTAGTGCCGCAAGGTGGACGGCAAATGAGCGGTCGCCACCGCACCGAAGGGCCGCCGATactacagcagcagcagcagcagcccttGCCCATGGCTTCcgctccggcagcggctgggATAATGCCCATGTGTCCGCCTAGCTATCAGTACGCGATGCAGCAGCCCGTGCTGGAATACACGCCTGGCTACAGCGACTACAATCCCCAGGTGAACACGCAGACGGTGGAAATGCGCCTGCCGCCGGGCTTCACAAGTCAGTCGCTCTccgccccacaccagcagggcAGACGGCAGAGCTGGAGCATCGGCAGCAACAGGGTGTTGGCgggtgtgcagctgcagagcgtCGCCTCCAGCCAGAAGCCGCTCTcccagcagctgcgaggAAACAAGCCAAAGCACAGCAGCcggagagagcgcgcgcgaaTCGCGCCGACtaccgcggcagcgtccaACGTCTCGCCTTCACTGCACACCAGTACTCGAAGCCCCGTCATATCAATGAATTCCAGCCATGTCAGGGGCCCTGCAGCGGCTGACTCCACACGCGAGAGCAGTGGCCCTGTACTCTCACACACGTCACAGCAATTTGCGCCGCAGCAACAACTGTCCATGCAGCAACTGCACCCCGTTGTAGGGGGCTTGACGATGGAGATGGACAATCTTACGATATCTTCCCCACTATTGTCGAGCTTTGCTGCGTCGATGGCGCCCTTACCGGTGCAGGATCACAGATGCGTACTCAGCTACAGCGGTGCACCCATGCCGGTGGATCAGCCGGTCTCAAAATCGCCGCAAGCCCACTGCCAAGGACCCGTTCTTGCCCTTCTTTCGCacccgcgccaccgccacaccgcacacgcacagtcGGCCACGACAAGCAGCCTCGGTCCCGGCAGcggagacggtggcggcgccgtccagcagGCTTCGCCAGCCAATGCCGCTGAAGTGGAAGGAGCTGGAAACAGCGCTGCCCAACGGAACGCTCGGCGTGGGAGGCAAGGTCGCCGGAGCGCTTTGTCCTCTTCCAGTCTGCTTCTCCATCAGAACCGCCTCCGAAACCCACGgcgcgcttcgccgctgctgaggcaGCAGCTACACCAGATGACCTTGACAAGTACTCGCACCTGTGTGGTGGAGCACAGCGACAAACAGGAGCAGCAACAAATACCGTCTTTGAACGAAGAAGCACCagcctcgcagcagcaggaagagCCACGCAGCACGAAGCGACCGTGCGCGGCAAGGTCGAATGGGCGGAGCTCGTCTACCTACACGGCGGGAAAGAAGCGGCGCATTCGCACATCGCTGCGCGTGTCCACCAGAGAGGCGATTCGGCGTCAGCAACAGCGACGTTCGCAGAAGCAGTGA
- the AAT26 gene encoding amino acid permease-like protein — protein MFGCEMMRLSSGSVLGAALSLAVTTMGAGILTLPSAYADAGIIPATLILVGVGILTVFSIDYIILGVDKLGRNSYEELTRELLGKKAEEVVRWMLIIYNTGSAIGYLVVFEDLVAPMQPLVTSYLPALTTPKHSLLSFWAVFILPLSCVPTLGALHISSFLAISATSFICIMIIFRYFVPGPTELSAMTTDAIANGTASANWWLGKYPLLALPIIMFSFDCQSLVFQIYAGLDDMRRSVMIKVAIISLIVTGVIHAAVGLFGYLSNPVDVRENIISNYDPNVDRLFQIGYLLYTAPMILAFVLMMFPIRDSIFILWYGYSSASMATHVPRSKDFTRLVHQEEALELMVNAESEHQRSHCNGFGSKHNNYGSVKEELQQVIEAKKHHNDIERIPLRDHLIISITLSTLCVAVALLVPGIVSVVSLLGGLCCSTLCFIVPGLYRWQLHYKNIARCQAFWEMALMVFMVVFGGVAAILGTAVWVEGVLLSM, from the coding sequence ATGTTCGGCTGCGAGATGATGAGAttgagcagcggcagcgttcTCGGAGCTGCCCTGAGCCTTGCCGTCACCACCATGGGTGCCGGCATCCTCACACTGCCTTCCGCCTACGCAGATGCAGGCATCATCCCTGCAACTCTTATCCTCGTCGGTGTCGGCATTCTCACGGTGTTCTCGATAGACTACATCATCCTCGGTGTAGACAAGCTGGGTCGTAACTCGTACGAGGAGCTCACACGTGAGTTGCTTGGCAAGAAGGCGGAGGAAGTGGTACGATGGATGCTAATCATTTATAACACGGGATCTGCTATTGGCTacctcgtcgtcttcgaAGACCTTGTAGCACCGATGCAGCCTCTCGTCACCAGCTACCTGCCCGCGCTCACCACGCCGAAGCACTCGCTGCTTTCCTTCTGGGCCGTCTTCATCCTGCCGCTCTCCTGCGTTCCCACGCTGGGGGCCCTGCAcatctcctccttcctcgccATCTCGGCGACGAGTTTCATCTGCATCATGATTATTTTCCGCTACTTCGTGCCGGGCCCCACGGAGCTATCCGCCATGACGACAGACGCCATCGCCAACGGCACAGCATCTGCCAACTGGTGGTTGGGTAAGTACCCCTTGCTGGCTCTGCCGATCATCATGTTCTCGTTCGACTGCCAGTCCCTCGTATTTCAGATATACGCTGGCCTGGACGACATGCGGCGAAGCGTCATGATTAAGGTGGCCATCATCAGCCTCATCGTCACTGGCGTCATCCACGCTGCCGTCGGTCTCTTTGGCTACCTCTCGAACCCGGTGGACGTGCGCGAGAACATCATCAGCAACTACGACCCCAACGTCGACCGCCTCTTTCAGATTGGCTACCTCCTGTACACCGCACCGATGATTTTAGCATTCGTTTTGATGATGTTCCCTATTCGCGACTCGATCTTCATTTTGTGGTATGGCTACAGCTCTGCGTCGATGGCGACACACGTACCGCGTAGCAAGGACTTCACGCGACTTGTACACCAAGAAGAAGCGCTGGAGCTGATGGTGAATGCGGAAAGTGAGCATCAGCGCAGCCACTGCAACGGCTTCGGTAGCAAACACAACAACTACGGCAGCGTCAAGGAGGAACTGCAGCAAGTTATCGAAGCGAAGAAGCACCACAACGATATTGAGCGGATTCCGCTGCGAGATCATCTCATCATTAGCATCACACTGAGCACTctgtgcgtggcggtggcccTCCTGGTTCCCGGGATCGTGTCGGTGGTCTCGTTACTTGGAGGTCTGTGTTGCTCCACGCTGTGCTTTATCGTGCCTGGTCTGTACCGCTGGCAGCTGCACTACAAGAATATTGCTCGCTGCCAGGCGTTTTGGGAGATGGCGCTCATGGTGTTCATGGTAGTCTttggcggcgttgccgccatCTTAGGCACAGCTGTGTGGGTCGAGGGCGTCCTACTCAGCATGTAA